AGTCACAAGGGTGATGGATTTATTCCGTTTTTCTGAGTTTTGtttcagaagatgaagatgtctcTGTTAAGTCTGCCTGAAGAGATGCAAGTTGAGATTTTAATCAAACTACCAGTCAATTCCATCTTAGCATGTAGGCGTGTATGTAAAAATTGGTTTACTCTAACCTCTAACCCTAAATTTGTCAAGAATCACCTTAATCTCAAAAATCTTAGGCTCATGCTTAGTCATATCTATCGGTCTTACTCAGATACCAAACCTGCAATAACTTCCATAGATTATGCTTCAATACTGACATTATCATTAGCAGGTGATGATAAACGTGAGCGAGTTATTCGTATAGATCACCCCATTAACCCGTTTGTACAAGAGGATATTAGTTGCCTTCAAATATTGGGTTCTTCCAATGGCTTGATTTGCTTGGGTATTTTAACGAGTAATCGCTATTCCAGAAATATTTACATTTGGGATTCTTCTACGAGAGAATACAAAACACTTCCAGACTGTAATTCTTCAAGTTTTTCAAGTTTGGATGATGATAACTGGTGCAGAGTCAAATATGGAGCTCTCCATTGGTTAAGCTTTACAACCGCTTCCGAAGGAACATCTTCTGAGTTTATAGTATCTTTTGAAATTAGCAGTGAGACACTAGTGCATTTGCTTCTTCCGGAGAAAATTACAAAAGGATGGGACGAAAAGCAAAATAAATGTGTGCGAGTGCTCGGAGGCTGCATTTGTTTATGTATTGGTATTCAATATTGACCAACAGATATCTGGGTCATGCAAGATGACGGAGTACAGAATTCTTGGATTAAGCGGTTTACCATTAGCCCACCAGGACTACAGCATCAGCATGTCAGTTATTTTTCCAAAGAGCCAATTTGGTCTTTCGAAAATGGTGAGATTCTACTGGATGCTACCAGCAATTTAGCTGTATATGACCCGAAAATGGAAAAATTAGAACGGCACTCCCAGAAAGTTATATCTACACGACCTGGGAACGAGTGTTTTATGTGAGAGCCTAGTTTCAGTTAAATCAGGTACTTTCGTAGAGAATGAGAATAACAATTGACTCAATGGTatcatgatgctattttaagtaTAGGTTTGAAATTGCATTTTTTGTTTATTACAAAGAAGAAGAGAGGCACCACTTCTGTATTGAGGGAAATTTAAGACCAATATTTGATGTCAGGTCGCAAATTTACAATCATGAAAGAATGTATGTAAACTTAAAATGTAACAAGGGTTGAGTGCATAAATTTTAGCATCAGTTTTAGTGTTTGACGGCTGACAGATTATACAAAGAGATCCCAAATCTGCTAATGAATCTGAATCAAAATGTTGGTCCTTCAGCTAACCATTCCTGATCGGGAATGCCTTGAACCTGTGACTTCAGATCTCAATGACTTTGACATGGATAGAAGATAACTAGATAAGAGCGCTTTGTTGTCACATTATGGGATCAATGCTCCGAATCAGGTTGGAAGACGTTGAACCCTAAACCCTGATTTATGTCAAACTGATGCTAAAGAGATCAGTCCACATGCATGGTGTGACTACTAATACAGACATTGGTACTGCTCATTCAGAACCCGATGTTTGTGATACCCTAGATACATAAGTTTATATCTCGGACTAGCAAATGATCCGCACCAAAATTAGCAGAGGCATGCAGAGATATCACTCATTCTCCACCACGAATAACCCAGGTTGGATAGATCATACTAATTTCAGCTACGGCGCCAACAAGCAAGATTCAGCTCTCAATACTAATTTCAATCACCAAGACAACAATGTGATTCCAGTTCTTGCATCTTAAAGTGATCTTCAGCTTCCCAACTGAACCCTGATTTCTTTTTTATGGCTGAAGCAAGTGATAAACGATTATCATTATAAAGCGAGTCATACCAGGGTTTTGAGACGACACCGCATTCTAACAGTGTCCGAACTGAAACGTTGGTTTTCGTGAGAAAGTTGTGTTCCTATAATACtctatgtttatttattttttgcttaATCGATTTCGCAGTAAAACCAAAAAGATTCAAAAGTTTATACAAAAAGGTTCCTAATActccaaaataaaataatcagGAAGGTACTATTTTCTTCTGTATGCTCTTTTCGCCTTCTGCACTTCTGTAGTTGGTGTTGTGATAATGATGATGGACATGGTTTTGCTTTTATCACCACAACTACTCAACTTTTTTTTGGGGTAacataataaataaaaaactgATGCTGCTAGCTGCTAATGCTAATTAATTGGTGGTACTGGTGTATATATGAATTGGTGGCTGGATAATCACAAAATAAACATCTGCGTACTGTAGTACACTTATATTCTGCACCCAGAACAAATAATGAGTCCTTCtaacaaaatcatataaatttaCTAAAGCCTAATTGGCAAACACACCATAATCACCATGACTTCTCCTAGATATCGCAACTACAGCGTTAGGCCACAAAATAGCTTTCTTGTAAGTAAAAGGGAAACGGCTGGTCAAACAAACAAACAGCATATCCCTCTACGAACGACAAAGTTCCACCAGAGTTTTAGACTTGATGGGCTATTATGTATGTTCGATCACAGTCTCTTTAGGAAATGTGTTTACAAGGATTACTAAATCGAATCCTAGTCAAATCAAGATTTAGGAGGTTTCTCCTAATTCAGCAAGTCTTTGAACGCATATAAATACTAACCCCATTCTCTCGCAATAACACATTACCAGCAGTATTTTGTTGCCTTTTAAGTGTTTGCCTATTGGTTTTTTCGCTGTTATTCGACATGAATACATTCAAAGCACCATCTCCATTCCCAACCAACGAAGAAATAAAGTCATTCCATGCCATAGATCGTGGTTTGTACAAACGGTTAGTCATTGACTTAGGTCAAGACATGATTCTCAGCATGAAAGCTATTTCCTTTTGGATGTGGCTCGAagaggttggatttccaaacaaCATCGTTTCAAGGTTGCTAAAGATAGGTGATACTGAACTATCACTAATATTTGGTGAAGCTGTTGGTTGCCTCAAGTGTATCGAATCATCTACGCTTCCATTCTCTTCTCCAACAGCAAATAATGTCATTGAGATTCCATTAACTAAAGCTCTGGTGTCTCCCATGGGAATCAACGTAACAAGGGTATATCAAAACAGGGATAGCGCGCGCATAAGAATCAACCACACTGTGAATCAAGTCTTTTCTGTGGCTTTTGACGATATCATTCAGCAAGCAGTGCGAAATAATCGGCAGCATAATCCTTCTCAATCGGTTCCGTCAGCAGCTACTCATCATGTGTCGAATGGAAATCAAACCTCTATTTGGCTGGAGGGTTTACATCTTATATAGAAAATCCCTCACTTTGGGGAATCCtgctattttgattctttgaagtCATAAAACAATAATTTTCATAACCAGGTAATATACATATCCATGAATGATATATGTATTTAGCTGACTGATCCCTGCTACCTAAAAACTTAGATTAAAAGGAAGAGCTTTAGGGTTATACCTATTACATGCAATAACTTTCATGTAATAAATTTTGTTATTATtactttattgttttgttttgaaacaATCTGCATGCAGTTGGAAATTTTATTTTAGTTATGTTACTTTGGATTAATTAGAAACTGTTGATTGTGTATGTTCATAGTCTTGTGAGCTTACTCGACCCAAAGTGTCTAACTAGTTACTTTTAATCAGAAAAAAAGACTGGATAGTGACTCAGTATGAGTTTGATATTACAACTCGTGTGTAACTAGGTAATAGGCAGGTCACTTCTTTAATTAGGGTTTGGGCAGTTTTTCCTGATTCATTCATTAACCTCATTCTTTGCCAGACGAGATCATACTGAACGTACTTTCACGTTTAAATACGGTCTCAATCTGGCTAGGAATGCACGTTAGTATGGCTGCAGAAGATATTCGTCCTTTGGTCGTTACACACCCGTGTCGCATATATCATTGACTTGAATCGGACGACTGAACCTCATTTTCTTGTAAGACATTTATACTATGATAGTATGATGATATGAATTGGAAAAAAGCTCTGACATTTACGGAACTTAATTTAATGATTCCTACTAATATATGTTGAACCAACAGTCTGTTCCTGTAATGATATCGAAGAACCCATCCATATATATGTAATCCCTTTAACCAATTGCAGGGAACAAAGATGGATCAGTGGTGGATCATGTGGTGTTTAGCACTCACCACAGTGCCAAATTCCATTTCTaaagaacttcaaattcggtTGAGTTTAATAACTTGTGCAACATGCTGCAATTGACTAGTACCAATCCTTTCATTTTCCTGCCTGCTCAACCTAGTAGTATATTATGGAAATTTTCACCCACAAAAGGCTTCTTAGTCAGGGACTGTTACTTAGGGTTAGGGTTACTAAAAGATAGGCTATCAAATCTCTCCATTTATCACAATTTCTTTTTTCTGCTGCTCTCAAATTCCTACTAAAATTTGATTCTTCATGTGGCAAATTATTCTACACAAAATCGGTAGTAGAGACACTCTTGCTGAGAGAGGTACTGTCACCTAAGGTCTTTGTGGCCTCTGCAATAATGCTAATGAAACATCCGCATCTCGTGTTGCATTCACTTTAGAAGTGTGGAGGGATTTAATTCCAGTGGTTCCAAGATGGCAATGGACATTGCCTGGTACAATTACTCTTTTGGTGGACGAGTGGATCTAATTGATCTAATTACTCTTCTGCTTCACGCGATACTTTGGTTAGTCTCGAAAGGACGAAACGATAGAAATTTCTCCGGCAAGTCGCAACCCCCTAAACAACTAGTGTGTAGTTACTGTAGTGTAAAAGGAGCAGTTTTTTCTTGGCTCAAGGTGTTCCATCCAGAAAATCTCTCTCTTTTACTGATCTAGTGTTGGGATAGCCTTTTTGATTGGCGACCACCGTAAAAAAGTTCCTTTCTTCTGTTGACTTGATGTCTAGACTCGAGAGTGTGTTATTCTTTAGTTCCTCTCGGCTCAGTTGATCTTCGAGTCTTTATTGTAACATTATGTGCGCTATTTTTAATTTTCAGTACATCTCAAGAAAATTAGATTCTCAACCAACATCCTTCAGCCTTAAGGTGTCCTCTAAAGTATATGTGTTGTGCCTTTTGCTGGTGTAAAATGACAGTCAGCCCATGACCTTTTCTActtcttttattttgatgggaGCACTTCTTTTTGACTGTGTAATTTCATGAAGTTATCCCTTATTCACTGATTATATATATTGTAAGTTTGCAACTGGTTATCAATGATAATACGGGGTAAAGAAccactacaaaacagaaggcctcttgggacggccaaaaaaacgtcccaagaggacaaaaaaccgtcccaagaggtattagggaccgtcccctgttccaccgtcactaatactatttggccatgttttctttttgggacggacatattttagccttgatttaaatattttatgactattaaggacggtcaggccatcaccgtcccaaatatccttcattAGGGACGGTTTTCTCAAAACAGCCGTCCTAGAAGCTACTTGTTTTGTAGTGAACATATAAACGCGTGGTTGTTATTGTCAAGATCATACTGGAAGATCAGAAGTTAATTAATTTGAATACTGCGTATTTGGC
The Papaver somniferum cultivar HN1 unplaced genomic scaffold, ASM357369v1 unplaced-scaffold_42, whole genome shotgun sequence DNA segment above includes these coding regions:
- the LOC113342498 gene encoding uncharacterized protein LOC113342498 → MASVKWEENKKEEQHLVSLKNGEQRKENMKKMKMSLLSLPEEMQVEILIKLPVNSILAYTKPAITSIDYASILTLSLAGDDKRERVIRIDHPINPFVQEDISCLQILGSSNGLICLDIWVMQDDGVQNSWIKRFTISPPGLQHQHVSYFSKEPIWSFENGEILLDATSNLAVYDPKMEKLERHSQKVISTRPGNECFM
- the LOC113342499 gene encoding uncharacterized protein LOC113342499: MNTFKAPSPFPTNEEIKSFHAIDRGLYKRLVIDLGQDMILSMKAISFWMWLEEVGFPNNIVSRLLKIGDTELSLIFGEAVGCLKCIESSTLPFSSPTANNVIEIPLTKALVSPMGINVTRVYQNRDSARIRINHTVNQVFSVAFDDIIQQAVRNNRQHNPSQSVPSAATHHVSNGNQTSIWLEGLHLI